The following DNA comes from Rosa rugosa chromosome 5, drRosRugo1.1, whole genome shotgun sequence.
GCAGTAGTATCTAGTTATTAAGTTCAAGGAAATCAACAAGGAATCTCCATAAACTCCGGGTATTGGGGGAAACTAGTTATGATCAAGTTTTACCTCTATTTTGTACATCTTGACCTCTCTTGGATTTGACAAGAGACTGACTCATTGGTAGAAGAACCCCATCACGGGAGCTACTCAACTTTATGTCAGTACCAGAATGCACCAAAAGTTTTTGGAATGATGGCTTCACTGGTAATCCAGAAGCAACAAATATCTGCCCAGAAGCTGATTTGGCAATTCCTTGTAAAATTGCAGCAAATATTGCAGGTGAACCCCTATGAGTTTCAGACAAACTGTCTTCAGAAGATACTGAAATTTTTGTAGGCTTGGCATTCCGTAATTCTTCAGCATTCTTTCCAAACCAAAAATAACAAACGCCAACTTCTGAGATTGCTAAGACATATAGACCTGCATCACCAACTTCCCCACTGTCTATGCACCTGCTATCAAGGAACACAGCAGGGTGCTCCATTGCAAGAACAGCACTTGCTGACTGCTTTTTCCCACCATCTATATTCCATACTGCAATATACCTTTCACCAACTGCAGATGAGAGAATGTACTTCCCATTCTCAGTGAAAATCATACAGCGAACAGCTCCCTAATGAATAGTTGAGATCATAGTTAGTAATTTTTCATATTATACGAGAATAGAACACGTATTTacgtttttttcaaaaatacttcCGTACTTCGTATTTTTGAAAGGGACTCGTTAAATTTCCCGTACTTTTGAAGTCAAAAGTATTATACacgatttttatgttttttccgtattttacacatattattgaacagaaatgaatataattaacaattttatttaaaaaaaattatttaattttaCAAATAATTAGTTTACTTTCTAACAGCTTAAACTCTTACGAATAAAAGTAAACCAACAGCATAATCAGAAGATAAGCATACTTAAACATAAACAACTGAGAAAAGCATAGCACTCACAGGATGGCCGGAAAACTTCTGTAAATTTTTGTGGTCAGACAAATTCAATATCTTCATTTGTGCAGCTGCAGTAGCTAGTATCTTCCCATCTGGACAGGCAAAAGATCATCCACAAGGCAATATCAGCAAAACAGTAAAAGCCAGAACTAGTAAAGAATGCAGCTTTATTTGGATTCCCAGAAAGCTTTTGCAAATTTTAGGCTTGTCTGAATTAATTGTTGCAGTCCTTTAGTATTAACTATTACACTTTGAATTACAATTTCCTCCAGCCTCAGACTTATGAACATGAAAGGATTGCATAAACCCTAATTGATAGGGATAAGACTTGTTCCTGAATACAAACGCTTCCTACCTATCTATGTGTATTGACCAGCCAACTATACGTTCTTTCAAAGGAACCCATAACTACATTCTTGAACCCACTAACAATATTCCTGTTCTCTTGTAAACTTATGAAAAGTCAATTCTTGGACAACATTAGTTACAATTCGTCACCTAAATACAATACCATATTCAATTAATTACGGACCAAACAACACTGCATCCCACATCTAACATATCCAAATTGTTTGATTCTTTAAATAGTAtctgcaaatatatatatatatatatatatatatatatatatatatatatatgaacacaTTAACCGACAACAACAAAACATTGAGAAGCTAATGCAGTACTCTGAGCAAAGGCCATATGAACATATATGTGTgaatgtgtgtacatatatatatacaccataCCTGCTGAAACAGACATAGAGGAGATTGCCTTTGTCGAAGCTTTGAACTTCCCCAACAGGTTTCCTGTAAGTGAATCGATTTCGCAAATCATCCCATCAGCACCGGCAGTGTAAATAGAAGAACCACTTCTTGCAAACGATATTGCACTAACACGACTGCAGATGACAAAAGCCGCAACAGGGAGATTAATTAGACGGCCCAAAACGTCAAAAACATTCATTAAACATTTAGAACCATTAACCATATTCATTCAACACCAAGGAAAGGTTTAAGCAGGAAGCTAACCCTGCATGGCAATCGGTAACCCTCCATTTCGATTGACCAGCAGCCACATCAAGAGCCAATACATCACCACCACCAGTTCCCAAAACCAACAATGAGCACCCAAGCTTCCTTTTCTTCTGAAACAATCAACACCATTGCAAACaccaaaatttcaaaaccaaaaaaaaaaaaatactacagCTCAATTCTTACAATCCCAACAAAGCAAAAGCCACAACCTTTCTTTCAGAAGTGAACCATTTCATGCAAGTGTAATCAACTGAGAGATGCCCTCTTTCTCTTTTGGCAAATATGCTTGTATCTTCCTCTGATACTATGTCTGTAAACTCAGTCTGGACTTGACCCTTCACAGTGTCCCAAATCTACAGCATACCCAGAAAGTAAAAATCGATTCTTTCaccataaaaagtaaaaaaaaaaaaaaaaaccatgtgATTCAGAAACCCAGTTTCGTAATTTCAAGTACCTTGATTCGACCGTCGCCGGAAGTAATGGCGAACAAGTCCAGCGACGGATTAAACGCCGTCAAGAGGTCTCTGATGTTTGACGGGGTCATTCTGAAACCTAAGAGAGTGAGGTGGGCACGAGTTGCAGTGCTTAAACCCTAGAACAAGGAGAAGGGAGGGGGAGGGTTTAGCTGAGCTGCTGAAAAGTGAAGGCGGCAAACGGGTCCGGTTCTGGTTTAGGGCGTTATATTATGGGCTTGGTTTCGATGTGGGCTGTGTCTTTCAAATTGTGGGCTTCATTGTCCGACTACCTTCGGGTTCGTCTACTactttatgcatttttttttttttttaataaagggctcGGCTTGGTCTCGAACTAATCTACAACTGTGTGAAACTCGACTACTACTATTGGTTTATAGGGAGTTAGTCTACCATTGATGTAGTTATGGAGTGGATGTATCATAAACTTTCTCTATATTTTAGACAATTTGTTCACTTTGGACGTAATGTTTTAATTTTGGCATTTTGGTAATTCAATACCCGCAATGTGATAATTTGCAATTTTAGTCCAAATTCTTAATCCCGCAAAAACACAAATTGAAATCCGACATTTTtatgcaattttcttttttgagtgtaaaataattttttcacTTGAGAGTGTTTGTAAGTCCAAACATGTCTCTGTGTTGTGCTCACGTTGCAAGACCTAATCCAATCTAATTTGGTAGATACTATAGAATGCATTGTTTATTTTGAGCAATAGTCGGGACAAAGGAGATTTGAACACATATCTTTTTTGTGTTCAATCACTTAATGTAAATATtcttaaccactaaattacaaCTTACACATCGCACTATAGGAGTTTTACTTTTAAACTCTTattatctgatttttttttttgttgcagaaGTTCAAACCAACAAACCCTTCTTGCCTTGTACACTTTCCCCCTTTCTGTGCTTCTAGTTTTACCTTACACATAGTTGTCTTTAAATAGTTGCATCATGATCCTGTGGCTGGCAATGAAAGTGTTTGATCAAGGCCATAAACCAGGTACCTCCATGTTCAACTTTGAGATGGCTTCAATTTGAAGTCAAACTCACTATAGATGATATAACAAGCTGGTCCATTCTGGCTTAGGTCCCGGTTTCAATTGGATTGGCATCCCAACAACAAACAAGGATATAACACACACAAAGCTAGAGTACGAATCTCTTCAAAAAAAAGCTAGAGTACGAAAAACCGGACATGTCACTTTTCTCACCTTTACTAATCACCATGTTGAATCAACATCACGCACCAGACTTCGAAGGAAAAAGAGTAATTAAATTTAAGCACCAGTACTCAAAATATATCCCAAGTCCTCTTACACCATCACTACCAAAAATTTGCTTACACatgaatgaagaaatgaagaagctGTACAAATAATCTGCAGAATGGAACATGCAACAGTGCAAATCTACACAGGTCGATGAAGAAACGAATAATCTGAACATGTACTGTCTTATTGGAAAGAATGTGATCTAAATTACTGTAAATGGCAGTAGAAAATTTTGGTTCTTTCCCTCATTATAGACTGTGACTGAAAAAATCTGGGGTATGGATGAATGGTATCATAATGCCACGGCTATTCCATTCAAGGTCTGTATCGAAAAGCAGGCTGAGGAAGAATTTGAATACGATGACTTAAGGGCGGAACATGGTTCGGGGAAGACAGACTCAGAAGAGCCAGAAACATTTGAACATACCCAAGAATTGGTAGAAGAACCAGAATTGATTGACAAGGAGATATTGGACAGACAAAAGGAAGTGAAGGGGGATTCCTTGATCCCAGAGAATTTTCCAGCAATAGTAATGTTGGTACCAATCACATCCTGTAAGTTGATGTGATCCAATACTGGAAGGGCATTAGGATCGAAGTTGTCGTCCGCATGGGAACCAAACTGACCAGACGCACCAAATGCCACGTCGATGTTTTCCATTTTGACATCTGAAATTACGATATCTTTGATATAACCACCTCTACCCTTTGTTGTTCTAAACTGAATGCCACTAAGTGAGTTGTATAGGTGGACCTGCTCCACAAGCACATTAGAAATGCCACCGGACATCTCACTACCAAAGGCAAGAGAAGAACCAGAAGACGATTGTAGCTGGACCCGTCTGATGTGTACATTTGTGGTTGGTCTTCCATAGGCAATGCCATACTCGTCCCAACCACTCTTGAGGACAATGGCATCATAACCCATGCCAATGCTGCAATCTTGTATGCACACATTGTCAGAAGAATCTGAAAATAAAGCGAAAGAGGGTAAATATGAGACAAAATATATTCTTCtcatgtcattttttttttcaaacaccaACGGTAAAACAGTATGCGCATAACAAAAATGATACTTAAAGATGTGCCCTTTCGATCAGGAGAATAAAGAGGAGACTTGGGAAAGGAGGCTCAAAGTTTAGCTAACACTTCTACTTGTTTTGTAGGTGTCACCATAACAAGCAAAAACATGTAAACATACTTGAAACCTGGCTATGCTTTCAAGCAAACTTTTGGATTCTCAAAACCCCTGAACAATAAATTCAACAAGAATTCTAAAGCAGGGAGTCAAAGAGATGTCACACCTGGGACTATACCGACTGTATAAGGGGACTCCGGGGGAGCAGAGACTGAGATGTTGTGAATATGTACATTACTGCATAGAATTCATTACTAAAACATGAATATCTCCTTGAACCGAGAAATGATTAAACTATAATGCATTAGCTAACAAACCTGCAATAGACTGGATGAATGTTGTATGCAGGAGAATTCACAAATGTGAGGTTTGAAACAACAACATCTTTAGACGAAACTAACTCTACAAGATGAGGACGGCTATGGTTTAAAGTATGAGAGTTAAACCAATCCCACCACACTGATCCTTGACCGTTGATGGTTCCATTATCACCTAGTGTGGTAAATAGAGATAGAGAATTAGGTTACCTATAGGATAACACGTCAAAACAGCAAGGCAAATTCGGAGGTTCTGCATACCTGTTATGACCACATCATGTAACATATATCCATTTATCAAGCTACAATATCTCCCTCCTGGGAGTTCAATCCCTCGACCGTACGAGGGCAAGGGTTCAAGAATACCCCAATGAGATGGATCCTAGGCAAGAAAACATAGTAACATTaatttacaaaaagaacaagCTAACATTGCAAAAATCACATTATCAGAATTATTTAACTGTCTCGTTGAGGAGTAGAACAGTACCTGAGATCCAAGAATGACAGCACCCTTTTCCAAAAACAGTGTGAGATGGCTCGTGAGGTTGAAACTTCCGGTAAGCCATCTTCCGGGCGGCACATAAAGCTGTGCACCGCCCTTGTCAGCAAAAGACTTGAGATAGAAAATGGCATTCTGGAAAGCAAGAGTGTTCAATGTCTTGCCATCTCCAACAGCACCAAACTCCAAAATGGAAACACTATGCGGCCTTGGTTTTAATTGCAGTTTAGAATCACAAGGCCTATCCTCGTCTTCTCCACCAATAGCATCGCCCAAACTCAGCAGCAAGAGCAATACCACCTGAAAATGCAAGAACAAGAAAGCCACTAGTTCTCGATCAGatgaatttcatcaaaaacaaatTCACTGGAGTACTAATGCACAAATTAAAAGCAGAACAAGTACACAACAGGATCAAAGTTGCAGTACTTGAATACACTTAAGACCAACTGAGTCAACAATCAGCACCAGATTTCAACAATTTCGATAGATTATCAAATGATCAATGTATATACTACAGAAGTGAACTAAAattaaactgaaaaaaaaaaagcagagtAAGATGAAAAACCGCAATTAACACCAAATTCTAACCATGATTTAGAGAAGCTCAAGCAAAAAAACCAGCAAAAATCCAAAAGGGTATTCCAATTCACAACACCCACCAAGCAGAATCAAGAAAAACAAATCCTGAATCTAGAATTGAATCAAAAAGATCAAGTCTTTGGATACCAAACTGGTATAAAGGGGACAAAAAAACActaaaaacccagaaaaaagaaACGTACTTACTAGCATCTTCATGAGTCAAACAAAGCTCTGAGCAGCAGCACTGACCAAAAAGAGAGTTGGCAgcagagaaaaaagagaagaagaagaagaagaaacagcacCCACAAACAgagcaaaaagaagaaggagaagaagaaggctTATTGGAATTGTAAGTATGTGGGTTATTGGCATTAATTGTGTAAATGACACAAAGCATAAATGACTATATATATggagaggaagaaaaataattgaaTGGCATAAGGGGAAAAGAAATTTGCCACTATAGAAATGCCAGCTcccctctttctctttctctttctcactTCATGCAGATCAAACAGAGCAGGTGAAGCACAGAGAATAAAAAGGGATAATAAGCTATTTAATTGCCcactaaattgtaattaaataatTTACCCTGTTAATGAATTATGATTAATAACGTCTCTCGCCGACAAATTTTGTTTGAAACGGCCCTcaccatgagagagagagagagagagagagagagagaagcagaagaagacaCTACGTTGTaataagagaagaaaaatagagattcaaaaaataaaaataaaatggggAAAATTTTTGATAAGCAGTGGTGGTGTAATAGTGCCTTTGTTTGCTTACAGTTGTTGAAAAGCTATTGGCTAAAGAAACAAAATGAGGAGAGCCGTGCTAATGTCACGAGGTGTTCATGGAGAGAGGTGCCACTTGTTGATGTTGGACAGTAGTTGTGTTCAAATGAGCCTCGACTTTTAGAGATTTCagtgcaccgacgtgcacttaCATTAACACGAATAGACGGTTAGATaatattaagttttttttttgtttttttttttaaagattgCTTATAGATATCAACGGTTGAGATATGTTAGTTTTGCTTATTTACTTGTATTGCCGGTGTATTGAAGAATTTTCCTACAGATTTTGATCCAAACTCTCTCTTATTTGCATTGCTATGCACTGTAATGATATGATCAAACCCGTGTCAAACATTGATTGAATTGGAGATTATTTAGTAATCTAATCATATGTACgtaatgttttttttattatgaacCGTTATTTATCTAATTCAGGGTTTCTTCTATGACGTTACTTGTATGATGATTTAGAAACTGAGCAATCCCGATTACTGACTAAATGGACGAGTGTGTTCAAACTCCTTTGGACCGGAGTATATTACCCGATTAAGCTCTCGGAGGTACAGGTTGCACGGATGGAGGCGTGAACCCGTGGGTGAGGGAGAGGAATAAAATTAGTGAAAGGAGTGCATGGGGCATAGAGACCGCATGTGGGTTGACAGAGGGGGTAGCGAGGGTGGGGCCCACAGTCAATCATGGCAAAAGATGCTAGCCTGGCCTGGCGTCAATCACTGGCCAGAAAATAACACAACAATACCAAGGACACGTGGCATCTTTTAAAGATTTTAGCTTCTCCATTAATTCAATTTGTTCTTTCGTGAGGAAAGGGTGTCAAAAATAGACTGAAAATTGATTAAAAATCTCTGTtttaaaggcttcctaggcccaagataaaccccttcggcgcatgtgaaatgctccaactgtgcattgcagcacagtgcctcgccactttgacagcttcggggttcgaacctaggttggggagcacacccaactaggcaagaaccactaagccacttgcagtggttaaatGAAAAATGGATATACAGTAGCAAAACTTAGGGGAGTTTATTGTAGTGGAAGAAAGTTGACAGTTTGAGGCTTTTGAACTGAGAGTTTGATTGACAACATTCT
Coding sequences within:
- the LOC133709437 gene encoding uncharacterized protein LOC133709437 encodes the protein MTPSNIRDLLTAFNPSLDLFAITSGDGRIKIWDTVKGQVQTEFTDIVSEEDTSIFAKRERGHLSVDYTCMKWFTSERKKKRKLGCSLLVLGTGGGDVLALDVAAGQSKWRVTDCHAGRVSAISFARSGSSIYTAGADGMICEIDSLTGNLLGKFKASTKAISSMSVSADGKILATAAAQMKILNLSDHKNLQKFSGHPGAVRCMIFTENGKYILSSAVGERYIAVWNIDGGKKQSASAVLAMEHPAVFLDSRCIDSGEVGDAGLYVLAISEVGVCYFWFGKNAEELRNAKPTKISVSSEDSLSETHRGSPAIFAAILQGIAKSASGQIFVASGLPVKPSFQKLLVHSGTDIKLSSSRDGVLLPMSQSLVKSKRGQDVQNRVVALDRANAEDALLPIPKIFDSHEKKKKHEKLRFDKDEVMADLEDSRSLSGPVKTKDGTVEFELDTGAICMEDRLRSLGILSKVDDQTIKSTLNSAAFKSTDIQTNMPQKKMRAAVLSMVPSDAYKLLGVLVAIWQTRSSSGNYVLPWIYSILVNHSHYVMSEEPETQVLSSLFKITKSRKAAIQPLLQLSGRLQLVVAQIDKATNTGNQILLHEDQKDESEDEDEDVNEIHFREEDDDSEISSDDEQ
- the LOC133711018 gene encoding probable polygalacturonase isoform X2, with protein sequence MKMLVVLLLLLSLGDAIGGEDEDRPCDSKLQLKPRPHSVSILEFGAVGDGKTLNTLAFQNAIFYLKSFADKGGAQLYVPPGRWLTGSFNLTSHLTLFLEKGAVILGSQDPSHWGILEPLPSYGRGIELPGGRYCSLINGYMLHDVVITGDNGTINGQGSVWWDWFNSHTLNHSRPHLVELVSSKDVVVSNLTFVNSPAYNIHPVYCSNVHIHNISVSAPPESPYTVGIVPDSSDNVCIQDCSIGMGYDAIVLKSGWDEYGIAYGRPTTNVHIRRVQLQSSSGSSLAFGSEMSGGISNVLVEQVHLYNSLSGIQFRTTKGRGGYIKDIVISDVKMENIDVAFGASGQFGSHADDNFDPNALPVLDHINLQDVIGTNITIAGKFSGIKESPFTSFCLSNISLSINSGSSTNSWVCSNVSGSSESVFPEPCSALKSSYSNSSSACFSIQTLNGIAVAL
- the LOC133711018 gene encoding probable polygalacturonase isoform X1; amino-acid sequence: MLCVIYTINANNPHTYNSNKPSSSPSSFCSVCGCCFFFFFFSFFSAANSLFGQCCCSELCLTHEDAMAFLFLHFQVVLLLLLSLGDAIGGEDEDRPCDSKLQLKPRPHSVSILEFGAVGDGKTLNTLAFQNAIFYLKSFADKGGAQLYVPPGRWLTGSFNLTSHLTLFLEKGAVILGSQDPSHWGILEPLPSYGRGIELPGGRYCSLINGYMLHDVVITGDNGTINGQGSVWWDWFNSHTLNHSRPHLVELVSSKDVVVSNLTFVNSPAYNIHPVYCSNVHIHNISVSAPPESPYTVGIVPDSSDNVCIQDCSIGMGYDAIVLKSGWDEYGIAYGRPTTNVHIRRVQLQSSSGSSLAFGSEMSGGISNVLVEQVHLYNSLSGIQFRTTKGRGGYIKDIVISDVKMENIDVAFGASGQFGSHADDNFDPNALPVLDHINLQDVIGTNITIAGKFSGIKESPFTSFCLSNISLSINSGSSTNSWVCSNVSGSSESVFPEPCSALKSSYSNSSSACFSIQTLNGIAVAL
- the LOC133711018 gene encoding probable polygalacturonase isoform X3, with translation MKMLVMAFLFLHFQVVLLLLLSLGDAIGGEDEDRPCDSKLQLKPRPHSVSILEFGAVGDGKTLNTLAFQNAIFYLKSFADKGGAQLYVPPGRWLTGSFNLTSHLTLFLEKGAVILGSQDPSHWGILEPLPSYGRGIELPGGRYCSLINGYMLHDVVITGDNGTINGQGSVWWDWFNSHTLNHSRPHLVELVSSKDVVVSNLTFVNSPAYNIHPVYCSNVHIHNISVSAPPESPYTVGIVPDSSDNVCIQDCSIGMGYDAIVLKSGWDEYGIAYGRPTTNVHIRRVQLQSSSGSSLAFGSEMSGGISNVLVEQVHLYNSLSGIQFRTTKGRGGYIKDIVISDVKMENIDVAFGASGQFGSHADDNFDPNALPVLDHINLQDVIGTNITIAGKFSGIKESPFTSFCLSNISLSINSGSSTNSWVCSNVSGSSESVFPEPCSALKSSYSNSSSACFSIQTLNGIAVAL